The Gloeobacter morelensis MG652769 genome contains the following window.
ATTTTCCGGGTCTCGCCCCGGCCATGCAGGCCGCCATCGAAAGCGGCGCGGTGCCGCTGGCCCTGGTGGTCGTCTACTGTTTGCTGGTGTTCATGGGTCCGATGGCCAAATCCGCCCAGGTGCCGCTGCACGTCTGGCTACCGGATGCGATGGAAGGCCCGACGCCGATCTCCGCCCTCATCCACGCCGCGACGATGGTGGCGGCGGGGGTCTTCCTGGTCGCCCGCGTCTTTCCGGTCTTCTCCGAGGTGCCGGGGGTACTCGAAGTGATCGCCTGGACGGGTGCCGTCACCGCCTTTGTCGGTGCCACCATCGCCATCACCCAGAACGATATCAAGAAGGGCCTCGCCTATTCGACCATCTCCCAACTGGGCTACATGATGATGGCCATGGGGGTGGGCGCCTACGGGGCGGGTCTGTTTCACCTGGTTACCCACGCCTGCTTCAAGGCGATGTTGTTTCTGGGTTCCGGTTCGGTGATCCACGGGGTCCACGACAACCAGGACATGCGTTTGATGGGCGGTTTGCGCAAGTACATGCCTATCACCTCGGCGACCTTTTTGATTGGCGTGCTCGCCATCAGCGGTATTCCGCCCTTCTCGGGCTTCTGGTCCAAAGACGAAATCTTGAGCGCCACCTTCGACCACAGCCTGGTGCTCTGGGGTATCGGGGCGACCACCGCCGCGATCACCGCCTTTTACATGGCTCGCATGTACTTTATGACCTTCGAAGGAGCCTACCGCGGCGAGAACGCGGCGGCCCTTACGGCGGTGCGCGCCTGGCGGCAGAACGTCGATAGAGAAGGGGTCGTGCGCGGCTTTGGCAGTCTGCCCAGCTTCGGTCCCGGGGCGATGCACACCGATGAGTTGGCGGCCCACGGCCACGGTGAGGAACACGAGCACGGCGAGGAACACGGCCACGGCGGCACGCCCCACGAGTCGCCCTGGTCGATGACCCTGCCGCTGGTGGTGCTCGCGGTGCCGTCGATTTTGATCGGCTTTGTGGGTCTGCCCTGGGACAACGCCTTCGGCCACTTTCTCGAGGAGGGCAGCGGCTACCACGGCGCCAAGCATGCCTTCGAGCTGAGCCACTTCCTGCTGATTGCCGGCTCCTCGACGCTGCTGTCGGTGGGCGGCATCGCCCTCGCTTACTATCTGTACATCCTGCGGCCGGAACTGCCGGGGCAGATCGCCCGCCGCTTCGAAGCGGTCTACTTGTTCTTTATCAACAAGTGGAACTTCGACTGGCTCTACGAGCAAGCCTTTGTCAAGACCTCGCGCCTGCTGGCCCGCGGCACCCTCCAAGTCGATCAAAAGGGCGTCGACGGCGTGGTCAATTTCTCGGGCCTGACGACGCTGCTTGCGGGCGAGGGGCTCAAGTACTTCGAGTCGGGCCGCGCCCAGTTCTATGTGCTCATCATCTTCGGTTCGCTGCTCGGCCTTGTCGCCGTGCTCGGCCTTCTCTAAGCACAGGTGCAAACATGTTTCCTTGGTTGACTGTCATCATTCTTTTGCCCCTGGTGGCGGCCCTCGCGGTGCCCCTCATCCCCGAAAAGCAGGTCAAGTGGTACAGCTTTGCCGTCTGCCTCGTGGACTTTGTCCTGATGGTGGCCGCCTTTTTTACCAGCTACGACCTGAGCAATCCGGACATCCAGCTGGCCGAACGCTACCGCTGGATGCCCCAGATCGGCCTGGAGTGGTCGGTGGGGGCCGACGGCCTCTCGATGCCGCTGATTTTGCTCACGGGCTTCATCACGGCCCTGGCCACCCTCGCCGCCTGGCCGGTGACCCTCAGGCCGCGCATGTTCCACTTTCTCATGCTCGCCATGCTCGCGGGCATGGTAGGGGTGTTCGCCGTCCAGGACATAGTGCTGTTTTTCTTGTTCTTTGAACTGGAACTGGTGCCGGTCTACCTGATGCTCGCCATCTGGGGCGGCAAGGGGCGGCTGTACGCGGCCACCAAGTTCATCCTCTACACGGCCGTCGGTTCGCTTTTTATCCTGGTGGTCGGTCTTGCCATGTACTTCTACGGCGACCTGCGCACCTTCAATATGGTCGAACTGGCCGCAAAGAACTACGATCCGACTTTTCAGAATCTCTGTTTTTTGGGCCTGCTGATTGCCTATGCGGTCAAGCTGCCCATCTTCCCGCTGCACACCTGGCTGCCGGACGCCCACGGTGAAGCGACCGCTCCAGTGCACATGCTGCTGGCGGGCATCCTGCTGAAGATGGGCGGCTACGCGCTCATCCGCATGAACGTCGGCTTCTTCCCGGAGGCTACCCAGGTCTTTGCGCCCCTGCTCATCGTGCTGGGGATCGTCAACATCATCTACGCGGCCTTGACCTCCTTCGGCCAGCGCAACCTCAAGCGCAAAATCGCCTACTCGTCGATTTCGCACATGGGCTTTGTGCTCATCGGCGTCGGTTCACTCAGCGAAATCGGCATGGGCGGCGCGATGCTGCAGATGATCTCCCACGGTTTAATTGGCGCGTCGCTGTTCTTCCTGGTCGGGGCCACCTACGACCGCACCCATACCCTGATCTTGAGTGAGATGGGCGGCATCGCCCCGAAGATGCCCAAGATCTTCGCGATGTTCACCGCCTGCTCGATGGCTTCGCTGGCGCTGCCCGGCATGAGCGGCTTCGTGGCCGAGTTGATGGTCTTTGTCGGCATGGCCACCACCGACGCCTACAGCTTCGAGTTCAAGGCGCTGGTGGTGCTGTTCGCCGCCTTTGGGGTCATCCTCACCCCCATCTATCTGCTCTCGATGCTGCGGGAAATCTTCTACGGCACGCTCAACCACGCGGTGGTGCACGAAGAAGACCTGGTAGACGCCGAACCGCGGGAGGTCTTTATCATCGCGAGCCTGCTGGTGCCCATCTTCGGCATCGGGCTCTACCCGAAGCTCACCACCGACCTCTACGCACCCACCACCGATCAACTGACTCGGGTGACCCGCGAGCGCATCGCCCGCGCCGCACCGCCGCCTGCCCTACTCAGCGGCGTCTACAGCGTCGAATTTGCCGACAGGGACCGCGTCAGCTTGCGCTAAGGTGCCACAACAAAAGCCAAAAACCCCGGCCATAGGTCGGGGTTTTTTCTTGACTATTGGGTTGATTGAAAATCTGGCTTTGACTGTCGATGGGCCTGGAATCAAAAGCAGCCCTTGCAACCGCGCCGAGCATTGCGCCGAGGCCAGGGAGGTGGAAGGGGGGCCGACCCGACGCGCGGGTTGCAGGTCACTGCAGGACCGGCTTGGTACACCAGAAGAGGGAACCGAAGCCTCCTGTGCTTATTTAGCGCCGGGTTTGAAGATTTATGCAGGCAGCGCCCCGGGTTAACCATTCATGACCGATTGTTTTTTAATTTCGGCTTTCTCCGATAGAATGTACGGCCTGATGCCGTAGACTCCTATCGCCCCATTGCCGCCCTCAGTCCCGTTCTATCCCCGGGGTACCCATGCAACCGCGCACACAGATCGTTCAGGTGTTTTGCACCTACGCGATGTTGGACGACAGCCAATGGATCGGCTGGCGGGTGGACGCTGAGTTGCGGCGCAACATGGAGGCGCATCTGCAGCGTCCACCCGCCGGAGTACAGACTGTCGAGCAGTGGTGCTTGTTCTGGTTCGAGCGCTGGCGGGTGGGCGAGGACCGCCTTGCCCGCGCCCATTTGATCGCATTTTTGTACGAGCCGGCCTACTGGTCGGCCCGGTTCGTGCGGGCGGGCTTTCACCGGCAATTGACCCTTACGGATCTTTGCCAGACGGCCGTGGCCAATGTCGATCTGGTGCTGCAGGGCTTTAATCCGGTGCGAGGCAGCGATCTCAAGCGCTTTGCCACCCGCGTCTTTCGCAATATCCTCTACAAGGCTTTGCGCGAATTTCACGAGGCGGAGGTGTGCACCACCTGGTCGCTGCTGCGCAAGTACAGCCTCAGGCGCCTGGAAGAAGCCCTGCAGCGGCAGGGTTACGATGAGCGGCAGACCAAAAGTTTTCTGCTCGCCTGCCGCTGCTACAAAGACACCTACGTGCCGGTGCCCCTGGCGGGCACCCGCCATCTGCAGCCGCCCACCGAGCAAGATTGGCAGCGGATGGCCGGGCTGTACGCGGTGCGCCGAGAGCCGCAGCTACACCAGCCGACGGCGGCAGCCGGGCAGTTTCGAGAATGGCTCGAACTGTGCGCCAAGGCCCTGCGTCAGATGCTCACACCCGAGAACTTCTCGATTGGCGTCGGTGGTACGGACGAACCAGGAGACGGCGTCGAGTTGCTGCGCGACCCCGAATTGAATCCCCTCGACGCTGCGGGCGAGCGCGAGGAGGAGACCGACCGTCAGGCGTTTCGCCTGCAACTGCGCTCGGTGCTCACAGGGGCGCTGCGAGCCCTCGCAGCGCCCCTGCCCGAGGTTCTCGAACTGTATTACACGCAGCAGTTCAATCAGCAGCAGATCGCCGAGCATCTGGGTATTAAGCAGTACACGGTCTCGCGCCGCCTGAACAAGGCGAAAAAGCACCTGGCCACCGCCCTGGGCCAGTGGGCCCAACAAAAGCTGCATGATCCTCTGGAGTTGGATGTAGTGGAAGGTATGAACCGATTGCTCGAAGAGTGGCTTCAAATGCATTTCCAACCTTCCGACGAAGGGGAGTAAATTGTTGTGACCATCGACCCTGTTGTGTTGTGTCCGCAGACCCTCTGGCTTGAAATTCCTACGGCTGCGCTAGATCTGGAGCTGCGCGCCTTCTCCCACGCCGGTGCCCGCTGGAACGCCTATCTCAACCGACTGGCTCAAATGGCTGTTCTTGCCTGGATTCAGGAAGATTTTGAGCCTGGAGCGCGGGTGTGGCCTTCGGTGGATGCCCTGGCGAACTTCCACGAATTTCTCAACGGCACCGCGATCACCTGCGGCCCGATGCGGCTGGTGTGCATCCCCACCGAGCAGGTCGACCGCGAAGAAGTGCGTATCCCGCGCGAATGGGTCGATATTCCCGAGTGGGCGGCGGACTACTATTTGCCCGTAGAAGTCGACTGCGAGCGCGAGCTGGTGGGCGTCTGGGGCTACATCAGCCACGCCCGGCTGCTCAAATGCGCCCAGCGCGACGCCGCCGACCGCACCTACTGCCTGGCCGGCTGCGACATCCACCCCGAGTTGTACACCATCTGGACGGCCCAGCAGCTCAAGGTACCCCTGCAGAGCCGGCCCGCGCCCCTGCGCTCGCTCTCGCTGACCCACGCCCGCAGCTTGATCGAACGGCTGGGCAGGGCGGAGGTGACCTTTCCCCGGCTGGAGGTGCCCTTTGAGGAGTGCTGGGCACCGCTTGTCGGCCACGGCGGCTGGCGCCAGCAGCTCTACGAGCAACGGGTCGGCCTGCCCGGGCAGTGGTCGATCGGCGAATGGCTGCGCCGGGGGGTGAGCGAGTTGGGCCATAGCCAGGGTTGGCAGCTGCGCACCGCCCAGGCGGGGGGCCGCAGCAGCCATCAGATGGCGGGCCGGACGCTGGTGCGCCAGATGGTTGTTGCCGGTCAGCCCTACGAACTGCGCATCTATCCGCTATACGAAGAGCAGGAGTACATCTGGCGCTTTGAGCTACGCAATCTGGCCGGCCGCATCCCCGGCGGCTTGAAGCTCAGGCTGCTCACCGAGGATCTGCAGCCGTTCACCAACAACGAAGATGTCGCCCAGACAGCGGTAGACGAGCTGTATATCGATGTGCGGCTTGAACCTGGAGATGGCCTGGTCTGGGAGGTCGAGCCGCAACCGCTCGATTACGACCGCGAGGTGCTGATTTTCTAGCCCGGCGGGGCGCCGGGCAGCCAGCGCGCCACCAGCGAGCGCAGGGCACCCTGGCTGAAGGGTTTGGCAAGCACCGCCGCCGCGCCGCACAGCCGGGCGTGGGCCTGCTCGGTGCGCTCGTCGCCATCGATCATCAACAGGACAGGCATGCGGTTCAGGCCCGGCAACTGGCGCAGCACCCGGCAAAGTCGGCGTCCGTCGAGCCCGGGCATGGCGCGGTCGAGCAGCACGAGATCGGCGGGGGCCTCCCGGAACAGCGCGAGCGCCTGCAGCGGGTCGCTACAGGCGTGGATTTCACAGCAGACTCCCTCCAGACCAGCGGCAACCCACCGCTGGACAGCCGTGCTGTCGTCGATGCAGACCACGCGCCCGGTGGGGGCTGGCGGCACCGGGGGCAAGGGTAGGCGGGCCGTAAGCCGGTCGAGCCAAACCGCAGGCTCCACCCCCTGCCCCCCGTCCGGAGGTGCGGCCTCCGCGTCGAAGCAAAACCAGCCTTCCTCCAGAACCGCCAGTTCGTCAATTTGACGCGGCAGGAGCTCAGGCTCCTCCTCAGCAGACGTCCACAGGCGGCCGCCGTCCCAGAACAGCGACCAGATGCGGTCGTCGGGAGCGCCCACCAGCAGTTCGCCGGTCGAGCGCCGGGCAGCCAGCCACTCGATGAGCGTGCGGATGTCAATGTCGTGCAGATAGCCTCGCATAGCCCTTCCCCATCAGGTCGAACTGCGGTCTATCTTGGCGCGGCGGCTCCGGCGGGTGCCCCTCCGCGCGGCGGCCGCACACCGCCGCACAGCCCCGGCGCCCCTGCGCGGGACGGTTTGGCCGTCCGGGGAGCGGCTGGGTAGACTGTGCCGGTCCTTGAGGGTGGGGATAGGCCGTGCGCTACCTGGCAAGCGTTCAACGCAAAGGTTTTCTGGAGCAGCGGGCGCTGCGACTGTTGGCCAAGGAACTGGACGAGTACGGCTGGGCGAGCGCCCAGGGGGAGGTCGGCTGTGCGGCGGCCGGCCGCTTTGCCTGCGGCGCGCTGGTGATCGCTCACATCGATGCGGCCGGCCGGGTGGAGCGCCTGGAGGCCGCCGACGCACCGCTGACGGCGCTGCTGGTGGGTATGGTGCACTGGCGGGAGAATCTGCGCGCCCAGGCGGAGGAGATTGCCGCCTGGCGAGAGTCGCTGGCGCTGCAGAGTGAGGAATTGTCCCGCCGCCACAGCGCACCGGGCCATCCCCTCGACCCTGACCCGCGCCCGCTGCCCGCAGGTGAAGCGGTGGTGCGGCGGTTGCGCCGCGCCCTGGAGCGGCTGTGGGCCGAGGGGGCGGCAGAGGTGCCGCTTGCCGAGGAGCGGCACCTCTGGCAGCGGCAATGGCAGGATACCCTTGCGCAGATCCAGCTGCTGAGCGAGGGGCTGGCCGCCTTCGAGCGGTTGGACAGCGCACAAAGCGACGGGTGCAAACAGCTGCTGAGCGCTCAGCAGGCAGAACTGTCGGAGCGCCAGGCCCACCAGACGGCGCTTGCCGAACGACTTGCCGCGGACAGGCACCTCGACATCGAGGAGCGCCGGCGTCTGAAAGCTGCCCTGGAACGCGCTCAGGAGCGCTGGGCGAATCTCGCCGGGTCCATCGACCGCCAGCACCGGCGGCTTGAGCGCGAGCGGGCCGAAGACGAGCGATGTCTAGCCCGGCTGGGCAACGGGCCATACCAGCGCGAACGGCTTGCCCAGCGGCTGGGGGAGACCGAGCAGCGCCGCGAGCAACTCCAACAGCACAAACACGACCTCGAACACCGCCTCGCCGCCGCCGACGCCCGCCGCATCCTCTACGACGTCCAGATTCAGCCGCTGCTCGGTGAACTTGAAGCCCTGGTGGGCAAGTCGTCAGAGCCATCCGCTTGAGCCGGGCCGCCTTGGTTCGTCTGCCGGCGGCAGCCACCCGGAGTGGACCTGCCTGAAACGATATATCGCGATAGATTTGATTGTGCTAGCTTGGGGGCACTCAGCCGCAAAGGGGTGCAGCCATGTTCTCGCAGGGGTGGCCATTTTCATTTGAATTTGCAAGCCGGCGCGATTGTCGCGGCGGCGGGCCGGACTGGACCAAGTTTGCGAACGCCTTCGGCTTTGGGGGGCCGTGGAGCGACGAGCCGCGCACCCGCCGCGGCGACGTCAAATTTTTGCTGCTGGAGCTGTTGGCGGAGCAGCCCCGCCACGGCTACGAACTGATCAAAGAACTGGAGAGGCGCCACGGCGGTTTTTATCGCCCGAGTGCCGGTTCGGTCTACCCGACGCTGCAGTTGCTCGAAGAAGGCGGTCATCTCACCAGCGAAATGCTGGAGGGCAAGCGCGTCTACACGATCACCGACAGCGGCAGGCAACTGCTGGCCGAAGGGCAAAATGCAAACCGGCGCAAGCGGAGCACAGCCGAAGGGGCCGAGTCTGTGGGAGCGCTGATGGCACTCAAAGACGCCATGCTGGGCCTGGCGGCGGCGGTGATGGAGACCGCCCGGCCCGGCAACCAGGGGCGGGTGGACAAAGTGCGCGAGGTGCTGGAGCGCTCCCGCCGCGAGATCTACCGCATTCTTGCGGAGGATTGAGAGCGACGGCGATGCGGTTGCCTAATTTTTTAGGTGTCAGGGAAAAACAGTGGACCATCGGGTTTCGTGCGCCCTATATCTGAGCTGCCTCACTCCCCGATACATGTGCAGCCCAGCGACCAGCCATCCCCTTCGCCGCAGTCGACACGCGTCGTGCAGGCCCTAGAATAAACCGATCCCACCCACCAAGCCTCGCTCCCAACTATGCCGCTCAGTCCGGGGGGTGCCACCCCTCGCGACCCAGACTCGCGTGCCAAGCCAACCGCCAGGTGTCAAACCAATTTTGGCTACGGGCCGGATGCCTTCAGTTGAACCGTATAGTGCATCTGCGCAAGAGTCACTTGATCGCCTGCCTGCAGTTTGCGGCCCCGGCGGGTCTCGACTTCGCCGTTGACGAGCACCTCACCCTCTTGAATCAGGATCTTCGCCTGACCGCCGGTCTGGACGGCACCCACCAGTTTCAAAAACTGGTCGAGCTTGATAAAGGCCTGCGCCTCGCTCATCTACCGTTCTCCGAGTGCAACACGGCGCGGACGACTTCACTGGCGGCCTTGCCGTCGTAGCGGCCGCCGTGGCGCTCTTTGAGCTGCTTCATCACCTCGCCCATCGCCCTGGCCGATCGATCGGCCAGGGTGCCGGCAATCTGCTCTACCGCCGCCGTCAACTCGGCGCGGTCCATCTGGCGCGGCAGGTAGCTCTCCAAGATCGCCTTTTCGGAGCACTGGAGGGTGGTGTTCTTGTGGACTTTTTCGAGGGCAGCGATCGTCTCATCCAGGTTTTTGAGAAATTTGCGCACGACGGCCATCACCTCTTCATCGGTGCTCGGCCGATTGCCTGCATCCTTGCCGACTTTGGCCGCCTCGGCAAACAACGTACTGAGCAAATTGGCGCGCACCGCGTGCATCCCAGGTTCGCGGCTGTTGAGCTTGCGCGCTTCGAGACTGTCCGCTTTGATCGTGTCGATCAACATGGCCCACCTACTTTCGAACGAACACTGCACCCGCGTTTCATACTACCAGCGTACTACATGTTTCGGTGTTCCCGCCGGGGCGCGAACCTGTCGGGGGGCAGGCGCGTACTTTTAACGCATGTCATTGGGAGGCGCCTATGTCCGCCGAGGCCAACAAAGCCCTGGTCCGCAAGTTCTACGAAGAAGTCTTCAACCGCCGCAACCTGGCGCTGGCGGATGAACTGGTGACGCCGGACGGGATCAACCACGCCACTCCGCCGGGGGTACCCTCGGTCGGTCCCTCCGGGATCCGCTTCGTGGTGAGCATGCTCACCGAAGGCTTTCCGGATCACCACCACGCCATCGAAGACCTCTTTGCCGAGGGCGACAAAGTGGCGATGCGCTGCACCTTCAGCGGCACCCACACCGGAGGTATCCTGGGCCTGCCGCCCACGGGCAGGGCGTTTCGGCAGCAGCAGATGCATATTTTGCGGATAGAAGGCGGCAAACTGGCGGAGCACTGGGCAGTGCGCGACGATCTGGCGCTGATGCAGCAGTTGGGGGCGATTGCAAACCCGAACGGGCCGCAGCCAACCGGCAAATCCCCACAGCCGGGGTGAACCGCCAAGCGCTCCAGTAGCCATCGCGCCCCCGCGGCAAGTGGTCTCCGCCTCGGCTGGCTCGCCAGTTTGCCGGGGATGTGGGTGCCGCCGCTCTCCAAAATTTAGAGAATGATTTTCAATTTTATGTTCACTATGATGGGGATTGCCCGCTACCGGATTTGCTGCGTTGCTCGCGATTGTCCTGAGTCTGTTTGCCCTGGTCGCCACTTTGATAGGGGGGGCGATCGTGCTGCGCTTCCAGCAGTTGCCGCGGGAGTTGCTAGGCTTTAGCGCCGGCACGTTGATGGCGATCGCCTGCCTGGACCTGCTGCCCCATAGTTTGCAGGTGTGCGGACCCTACGCGCTTCTGGGGGCATTGGCGGGGTACGGCGCGCTGCAATTGTGGCACCGGCTGATCCATGTGGGCGACCACTCCCATGCGCCGGAAGCTCTGGCCCGGGCGGCCAAACCGACGCTGATCGGGGCGGCGGCGCTCATCGTCCATAAACTTTTTGACGGTGTCATCCTCGGCGTCGGGGTGGGCGGGGGCGAGGCGCTCGGCCTTGGGGTCGGACTGGCGGTGATCATGCATAGCTTCTGCGACGGCATCAACACCGTCACCCTGGTGTTGCGCGCCCGCTCCAAGCGGGTACTGGCGGTCGGGTTTCTGATGGCTAACGCCCTGGCGCCGCTGGCGGCGGCTTTGCTTGTCGCCCGCCTGCCGCTCTCACCGTTGGCGCTCGGATGGCTGCTCACTTTTGTGGGTGGCACGTTTTTGTACGTCGCCTTGCACGACTTGTTGCCTGCGGCGGTGCAATCGAAGACGACGCTGTTTGCCGGTGCCGATGGAGTCCTTTCAGCGGCGGAGACCCTCAGCCTGGGCAGCGGTTTGGCGGCTGGGGTACTGTTGACCTGGGCAATCACTCAACTGCCGGGATAAGGTTTCTCGTGGACGAGGGTCGCACTTTGAACATGCGGGCGGTTTTCAGTTTGTTGGAGGGCTGCCGCTGGAGAGCTCGACTGGGCCGGTGTACTCTGGAGCGCGCCGGATGAGCAACGCCTGCCCGAGTCGTGGGCGCATGGCTTTGCGGCGCCCCGTCTGCAAAGAGGAGCGCGACGCGGCCATAATGCTGAAATGCCTGCGCCGCAGGCATTTCAGCTGTCCCTGCATCTGCTGCTGTTGTATTAATGTGAGGCTACCCATTTCAATCCGACGATACCCGCGACGATAAGGCCGATGCAGGCAAGGCGCAGGGCACTCGCCGATTCGCCGAACAACCATATCCCCAAGAGGGCTGTACCAACGGTGCCGACACCGGTCCAGATGGCGTAAGCGGTCCCGATGGGCAGGCTCTTAAGCGCGTAACCCAGCAGGCCAAGGCTCAAGACCATCGAAATGCCCGTCAGCACCGAAGGCAATAGACGAGTAAAGCCTTGCGAATACTTCAGACCGACAGCCCAACCGATTTCGAGCAATCCGGCGGCAATCAGGGCGACCCAGGCCATGGCGCACCTCCAGCAGGTGCGGGGTCGTCCCCGCGAATATTGGCAAAGGGTAGGGTCGTCCCTACCAGATTCAAATTAGCAAATCCGGCCCTGTCGCGGCTCTGCCTCTTGGATCGCCGATAACCCTTTCTCTGCAGCAGGAATCATTGTTCAATACTCTATTGACTACTAGTTGCAACAGCTTTACAGTAGCCACGGTGTAATAACGTGGCTGGGCCTGCCGTTTCCCGGTCTTGGGATCTCAGGACATTGTTAAACGTTGTAGGAGTGTGGGTCAGCGTGGGGGACAAGTCGCACTGCAGGCGTGCCGGACGGTTTGTCCTGGCCGCATCGTTGAGCATTATTGCTTGTGCTTCTCAAGTGGTTGCCAAGCCTGTTGCCGCCCAAAGCGAGCGGACCATTCCGCGCCTGGTGGATCTGGAGCCGGTGCAAACCGGGGCGCGGGGGTTGCTCGGAAGCCCCACAGCCCAGGCGACGCCCGAGCCTGCGGCACAGCGGTCCGAAGATGGCGCCGAAGAACTGGAAGAACTGGAGTAGGTGACGGTGGAAGGCAACCGGGGCTACCGGGTCACCGATTCGACGACCGCCACCCGCACCGATACGCCCATCCGCGACATCCCCGCCAACGTCCAGGTCATCCCCCGGCAACTCATCGAGGATCAAGGGGCAATCCGCCTGTCCGATGTCCTCAGAAACGTTAGCGGCGTCAGCTTCGGCCAGGACTTCGGCGGCCAGGGAGCGGAGTTTAATGCCCGGGGATTTCGGCTCAACGAGTACCGCAACGGCTTTCAAGAAGCCGATTTGTTCGGTTCGCTCACGGATTTCGAGACGGCGGGCATCGAGCGCATCGAGGTGGTCAAGGGGCCGGGATCGGTGCTGTTTGGTTCGGCCGATCCCGCCGGAACGATCAACATCATCACCAAGCGGCCGACGCTCACCCCCTACGCCGCCGTCAACCTGACCTTCGGCAGCTACGACCTTTACCGCCCGACGCTGGATGTCTCAGGCCCGCTCACCCCCGACGGCGCGCTCGCCTACCGCCTGAACATCGCCTACGAAAATTCGAGAAGCTACCGCGATTTTGTCCGCAAGGAGCGCGCCTTTATTGCTCCGGTGCTCACCTGGAAACCGGGGCCGGATACGACCATCACCTTCGAAGGCGAATTTCTGCGCTACGTGCGGCCCATCGACCGGGGGCTGGTGGCGCAGGGTGACGGGGTGGTGCCGGTGCCGGTGA
Protein-coding sequences here:
- a CDS encoding ZIP family metal transporter, yielding MLAIVLSLFALVATLIGGAIVLRFQQLPRELLGFSAGTLMAIACLDLLPHSLQVCGPYALLGALAGYGALQLWHRLIHVGDHSHAPEALARAAKPTLIGAAALIVHKLFDGVILGVGVGGGEALGLGVGLAVIMHSFCDGINTVTLVLRARSKRVLAVGFLMANALAPLAAALLVARLPLSPLALGWLLTFVGGTFLYVALHDLLPAAVQSKTTLFAGADGVLSAAETLSLGSGLAAGVLLTWAITQLPG
- the sugE gene encoding quaternary ammonium compound efflux SMR transporter SugE — translated: MAWVALIAAGLLEIGWAVGLKYSQGFTRLLPSVLTGISMVLSLGLLGYALKSLPIGTAYAIWTGVGTVGTALLGIWLFGESASALRLACIGLIVAGIVGLKWVASH